The following coding sequences lie in one Candidatus Phytoplasma solani genomic window:
- the ltrA gene encoding group II intron reverse transcriptase/maturase, with protein MSTTVSNETKLSRTLNKILYCSTNNYPLKRELQQGMNNLHNTLIAFNKIATNKGAGTPGIDGNTIDSLNLKKLERYHKEYISNKYNPKPVKRIFIPKDNDKVRPLGIPTIKDRIVQRSLEQLLTPYLENQFLEWSFGFRTKKSCLDAIKRVKQRFKGIDYIIKIDLKGYFDTINHETLMKTLTKFIRKNKTLSTINKWLKAGFMKDGIKYESLSGSPQGGIISPLLANVYLHYIDIKMDELIKEGTPIRKANPGYGKTYRQGMHHKLGIDSQINLNPKTRVEYIRYADDFIIGIKGKYDKAETIKNQVTQWLEQDLKLTVSKDKSKIVKANKGTRFLSYMIRVNPTSSKLTEKTHKKSLNGRVQIQVPKAKAKEYGYEYNWLRRGKVKHDETLANRDELEIIRTYKTIVRGIIQYFCLANNLNALTHLTYLAEYSCLKTLARKHKTAIAKVRKKFNRSTTWSIPYLNKGKTRYESWIVYPWDKIKKMRSCKKNPDIIINPYLFQGRTNLTDRLKAEICEKCGKTTQLQIHHIGTVRNENRKSVMNKSTKVLCIDCHRNITNQQMHDIRLNNKIKEQKRINS; from the coding sequence ATGTCAACAACTGTTTCAAATGAAACTAAGCTTTCGCGAACATTGAATAAGATCCTATATTGTTCTACAAATAACTATCCTCTAAAAAGAGAATTACAGCAAGGAATGAATAATCTACATAACACGTTAATTGCATTTAACAAAATTGCAACCAACAAAGGTGCGGGTACACCTGGAATTGATGGTAATACAATTGACAGTCTCAATCTTAAAAAATTAGAAAGATATCACAAGGAATACATCAGTAACAAGTACAATCCAAAGCCTGTTAAAAGAATATTCATTCCCAAAGACAACGATAAGGTTAGACCTCTTGGAATACCTACCATAAAAGATAGAATAGTCCAAAGAAGCCTTGAACAACTCTTAACTCCTTATCTTGAAAATCAATTCTTAGAATGGAGTTTTGGATTTAGAACCAAAAAATCCTGTCTTGATGCAATCAAACGCGTCAAACAGAGATTTAAGGGAATTGATTATATCATCAAAATTGACCTTAAAGGTTATTTTGACACAATCAATCATGAAACTCTTATGAAAACCTTGACGAAGTTTATACGCAAGAATAAAACTCTTTCAACCATTAACAAGTGGTTAAAAGCTGGGTTCATGAAAGATGGCATCAAATACGAATCTTTATCTGGTTCTCCACAAGGAGGAATCATCTCCCCATTACTTGCCAATGTATATTTACATTACATTGACATCAAAATGGACGAACTAATTAAAGAAGGAACACCAATAAGGAAAGCAAACCCAGGATATGGAAAAACATACCGTCAGGGAATGCATCATAAATTGGGGATTGATAGTCAAATTAACCTAAATCCAAAAACAAGAGTTGAATATATCCGATATGCCGATGATTTTATCATAGGAATTAAAGGGAAATATGACAAAGCTGAAACTATTAAAAACCAAGTGACTCAATGGCTAGAACAAGATTTAAAACTGACAGTTAGTAAAGATAAATCAAAAATTGTAAAAGCCAATAAGGGCACAAGGTTTCTATCCTACATGATTAGGGTAAATCCAACCAGTAGTAAACTCACCGAAAAAACCCACAAAAAATCCCTAAACGGTCGGGTACAAATCCAAGTTCCCAAAGCAAAAGCCAAGGAATATGGATATGAATACAATTGGTTAAGAAGAGGAAAGGTTAAGCATGATGAAACATTAGCAAATAGGGACGAATTAGAAATAATACGCACTTATAAGACAATCGTACGTGGAATCATCCAATACTTTTGTTTAGCTAACAATCTAAATGCATTAACCCATCTAACCTATCTAGCTGAGTATAGTTGTTTGAAAACTTTGGCAAGGAAACACAAAACGGCAATTGCCAAAGTGCGAAAAAAGTTTAATCGTAGCACAACTTGGTCAATTCCTTATTTAAACAAAGGGAAAACCAGATATGAGTCATGGATTGTTTACCCTTGGGATAAGATTAAGAAAATGCGTAGTTGTAAGAAAAATCCCGATATCATCATCAATCCTTATCTATTCCAAGGTCGTACGAATCTAACAGACCGCCTTAAAGCGGAAATATGTGAGAAATGCGGCAAAACAACCCAACTTCAAATCCATCACATTGGTACGGTTCGCAATGAAAACCGCAAAAGCGTGATGAATAAGAGTACAAAAGTGTTATGCATAGATTGTCATAGAAATATTACGAACCAACAAATGCATGATATCAGATTAAATAACAAAATAAAAGAACAAAAAAGAATAAATAGCTAA
- a CDS encoding restriction endonuclease subunit S, which yields MANSYGGSVGSSFYQKKDFYAATSVTVLNNDHINSYNALFIISLIEKEKMKFSYGRAWLLYRMKKHKIMLPIDSQGKPDWFFMENYIKSLPYNVNLKD from the coding sequence ATTGCAAATAGTTATGGTGGTTCTGTCGGGTCTAGTTTTTATCAAAAGAAAGATTTTTATGCAGCTACTAGTGTGACTGTTTTAAATAATGATCATATTAATTCTTATAATGCTCTTTTTATTATTAGTTTAATAGAAAAAGAAAAAATGAAATTTAGTTATGGCAGAGCATGGTTGCTTTATAGAATGAAAAAACATAAAATAATGTTACCAATAGATAGTCAAGGAAAACCTGATTGGTTTTTTATGGAAAATTATATTAAATCTTTACCTTATAATGTTAATTTAAAAGATTAA
- the nrdF gene encoding class 1b ribonucleoside-diphosphate reductase subunit beta has protein sequence MKNQLSKIYQGANWNQLEDDYTHFFYEQNLSQFWRPEDISLQGDLATWNHLTVEEKIAYARNLLVLTFLDTYQGDLGMPVIARSLDEDQHQKKATLNFMGAMENAVHAKSYSNIFMSYLSNKEISQLFAWGESQVNLQNIIQAIVKVYEDLEDQIYLKKIHSSQFNPLEFQQKQWQAMAISVFLETWLFYSGFYYSLYFYGQGQLMQAGEIINLIIRDESVHGVYVGRLALELYNLFDGQTQKELKKWLDDLMQQLYQEQLLLVQVVYAKLNLEEDVNKFVRYNANKALMNLGFDAFFPSEEVNPVIINGLNTETKTMDNFSMKGNGYQKMRSETLKDEDFYF, from the coding sequence ATGAAAAACCAACTTTCTAAAATTTATCAAGGCGCTAATTGGAATCAATTAGAAGATGATTACACTCATTTTTTTTATGAACAAAATTTAAGTCAATTTTGGCGTCCAGAAGATATCAGTCTACAAGGAGATTTGGCAACTTGGAATCATTTGACTGTCGAAGAAAAAATTGCTTATGCTCGTAATTTGTTGGTTTTAACCTTTTTAGATACTTATCAAGGTGATTTAGGTATGCCTGTGATTGCTCGCTCTTTGGATGAAGATCAGCACCAAAAAAAAGCAACCCTTAATTTTATGGGAGCGATGGAAAATGCGGTTCATGCTAAGAGTTATTCTAATATTTTTATGAGTTATTTAAGCAATAAAGAGATTAGTCAACTTTTTGCTTGGGGCGAATCACAAGTCAATTTGCAAAACATTATTCAAGCAATTGTCAAAGTTTATGAAGACTTAGAAGATCAAATTTATTTAAAAAAAATTCATTCCTCTCAATTCAATCCATTAGAATTTCAACAAAAACAATGGCAAGCTATGGCAATATCGGTTTTTTTAGAAACTTGGCTCTTTTACAGCGGTTTTTATTATTCTTTATATTTTTACGGTCAAGGTCAATTGATGCAAGCGGGCGAAATTATTAATTTAATTATCCGTGATGAAAGTGTGCACGGTGTTTATGTTGGTCGTTTAGCTTTGGAATTGTATAATCTTTTTGATGGACAAACCCAAAAAGAGTTAAAAAAATGGTTAGATGATTTGATGCAACAATTATATCAAGAACAACTTTTGTTAGTCCAAGTAGTTTATGCTAAGTTAAATTTAGAAGAAGATGTAAATAAATTTGTCCGTTATAACGCCAATAAAGCTTTGATGAATTTAGGTTTTGATGCTTTTTTTCCCTCCGAAGAAGTTAATCCAGTCATTATTAATGGTCTGAATACTGAAACTAAGACGATGGATAATTTTTCTATGAAGGGCAACGGTTATCAAAAAATGCGTTCCGAAACTTTAAAAGATGAAGATTTTTATTTTTAA
- the mscL gene encoding large conductance mechanosensitive channel protein MscL, with protein MINTHNLTAKSLSFVQGFKNFIARGNVLNLAVAVVIGQLFSKIVSSLVADIIMPPFSLLFHRTNTLKDWKWQIKDNIYMNYGLFLQNILEFFILAFVIYAILTVFSHYQTKEKIKPKSELTLILESLNKEIVLLEEMKTILTQTHNKS; from the coding sequence TTGATTAACACTCATAATTTAACTGCTAAATCTTTATCATTTGTTCAGGGTTTTAAAAATTTTATTGCTCGTGGCAATGTTTTAAATTTAGCGGTTGCAGTTGTCATCGGTCAACTTTTTTCTAAAATCGTCAGTTCTTTGGTAGCTGATATCATTATGCCCCCCTTTTCTTTATTATTTCATCGGACTAACACTTTAAAAGATTGGAAATGGCAGATCAAAGACAATATTTATATGAATTATGGTCTTTTTTTGCAAAACATTTTAGAATTTTTTATTCTTGCTTTTGTGATTTATGCTATTTTAACTGTGTTTTCCCATTACCAAACGAAAGAAAAAATCAAACCTAAAAGCGAACTTACACTTATTTTGGAAAGTTTAAACAAAGAAATAGTTTTGTTAGAAGAAATGAAAACCATTTTAACGCAAACACATAATAAATCCTAA
- a CDS encoding ABC transporter ATP-binding protein — protein MKIIWKYLIKYKALLLLNFIAVLFVCCSELGIPFIIGKFIVDRSNHITPLQLFLILTLFAVCGFIGNLILNYCSSKVSALLFRDLSGDVFSKVQTFSPTEMKQFGISSILTRTTYDINQIMNFIAVFYRTAVVSPIMLIISAIAIFYVASVLLFGVLFIFPFLILVLVIIIKKSYRLSQEKQKQLDALNIITRENLIGIKSIRAFRQSEYETNRFAKVNKKYSIFSIKLFSFMVSIDPIFYFFLNFSILINFGVGTYILTRSDDFNFTLGKLLSCIDYQFHVLASILEFLLLFMMFPKTLVSVKRIEEILTVTPVIKNLNHALKPLKPLQKLSFENVTFAYPDASKPALSNISFTVNQGEIIAFVGATGSGKSTLIGLIPRFYDASEGVIKINDIDIKEYDLRYLRNKISFVSQKNVLFKGTIASNLSFGQANPSKEQMLAALQLAQAQNIIQNQNHQFQERVNELGANFSGGQKQRLSMARAFIKKPDIYIFDDSFSALDYKTEYEIRKAFFQMKEQALVFIVAQRLTSILTADKIVVLEDGRMIASGTHEQLMASCLLYQEIAKSQNLEIVA, from the coding sequence ATGAAAATTATTTGGAAATATTTAATAAAATATAAAGCCTTACTTTTGTTAAATTTTATCGCCGTTTTATTTGTCTGTTGTAGTGAGTTAGGGATCCCTTTTATTATTGGAAAATTTATTGTTGATCGAAGTAATCATATAACCCCATTACAACTTTTTCTTATTTTAACTCTCTTTGCTGTTTGTGGATTTATCGGCAATTTAATTCTTAATTATTGTTCTTCAAAAGTATCTGCACTTTTGTTTCGTGATTTAAGTGGTGATGTTTTTAGTAAAGTTCAAACTTTTTCTCCTACTGAAATGAAACAATTTGGTATTTCTTCTATTTTAACTCGCACCACTTATGATATCAATCAAATTATGAATTTTATCGCTGTTTTTTATCGTACCGCAGTTGTTTCGCCGATTATGTTAATTATTAGTGCAATTGCTATTTTTTATGTCGCTTCTGTTTTGCTTTTTGGCGTACTTTTTATCTTTCCTTTTTTAATTTTAGTTTTAGTCATCATTATTAAAAAATCTTACCGTTTGTCGCAAGAAAAACAAAAACAGTTAGATGCATTAAACATTATTACACGCGAAAATTTAATCGGCATTAAATCTATTCGAGCTTTTCGTCAAAGTGAATACGAAACTAACCGCTTTGCCAAAGTTAATAAAAAATACAGCATCTTTTCTATTAAATTATTTAGTTTCATGGTTTCTATCGATCCTATTTTTTATTTTTTTCTTAATTTTTCTATTTTAATTAATTTTGGCGTGGGAACTTATATACTTACAAGATCTGATGATTTCAATTTTACTCTTGGTAAATTATTATCTTGTATCGATTATCAATTCCACGTTTTAGCCTCTATTTTAGAGTTTTTGCTGCTTTTTATGATGTTTCCAAAAACTTTAGTTTCTGTCAAAAGAATTGAAGAAATTTTAACCGTAACACCTGTTATTAAAAATCTTAATCACGCCTTAAAACCCCTCAAACCACTGCAAAAATTATCTTTTGAAAACGTTACTTTTGCTTATCCTGATGCTTCTAAACCAGCTTTAAGCAATATTAGTTTTACTGTTAACCAAGGAGAAATTATTGCCTTTGTTGGGGCCACTGGGTCTGGCAAATCAACTTTAATCGGTTTAATCCCGCGTTTTTATGATGCTAGCGAAGGAGTGATTAAAATCAATGATATCGATATTAAAGAATATGATCTTCGTTATTTAAGAAACAAAATTAGTTTCGTTTCGCAAAAAAATGTTTTGTTTAAAGGCACTATTGCCAGTAATTTATCTTTTGGTCAGGCAAATCCTTCCAAAGAACAAATGTTAGCGGCTTTACAACTTGCCCAAGCACAAAACATCATTCAAAATCAAAATCATCAATTTCAAGAAAGAGTTAATGAACTTGGGGCTAATTTTTCTGGCGGTCAAAAACAGCGACTGTCGATGGCACGTGCTTTTATCAAAAAGCCTGATATTTATATTTTTGATGATTCTTTTTCAGCTCTCGATTATAAAACGGAATACGAAATTAGAAAGGCTTTTTTTCAAATGAAAGAGCAAGCTTTAGTATTTATTGTCGCTCAAAGATTAACTTCAATTTTAACTGCTGATAAAATTGTTGTCTTAGAAGATGGTCGTATGATTGCCTCAGGAACGCACGAACAACTAATGGCAAGTTGTCTTCTTTACCAAGAAATTGCCAAATCACAAAATTTAGAGATAGTTGCATGA
- a CDS encoding ABC transporter ATP-binding protein — MKRILRYLKPFKTKILISILLIFVVSTISCFIPFLEGKFITSKIKDEFIPAPADVKNSNNAFFFDILITLSLTLLLYLFVIICRLIFNKLLIQSIHQGMCDLRQDVQKKIHRLPIKYFDRNTLGNIMSRLTQDIEVISNCLQQSFSIMIAAFLLILMIITFMFTLHWFLAIIVFTMIPLSFYSTYRIFKSSQQIFIQRFESSGIYNGFLQEKYTGYKEITLYNQQQNTIQEFKTYNEDLQKLVFKSNFLSGLSSPIVNLFTYLTLVAVSMMGFFLTSSSITLPEFFTKLGLATIKIGLFRTFLQYVWRLGNPIVELGHMSVLLQSANAASKRVFSFLNEIEEAPEVTNPIVLNKPDGKVVFENVFFSYNNKDMLLKNINFVAKKGQTIAIVGPTGSGKSTLINLLMRFYDINSGSIKVDGVDIRNLKKDNLRKIFGMVLQETWFFKDTIWNNIKYGDRNASDEQILKVCQQSQINYFIKSKPSEYQMVINEEADNLSQGEKQLITIARTFLSNPKILILDEATSNVDTRVEVLLQKAIKELLKNKTAFIIAHRLSTIVNADQILVLNRGVIVEQGTHQELLANKNFYYRLYQSQFQK, encoded by the coding sequence ATGAAACGTATTTTAAGATATTTAAAACCTTTCAAAACTAAAATTTTAATTAGCATTTTGCTAATTTTTGTTGTTTCTACTATCAGTTGTTTTATTCCTTTTTTGGAAGGAAAATTTATTACTAGTAAGATTAAAGATGAGTTTATTCCAGCGCCAGCAGATGTTAAAAATAGCAATAATGCCTTCTTCTTTGACATACTGATTACCTTGAGCTTAACTTTATTACTTTATTTATTTGTCATTATTTGTCGTTTGATCTTTAATAAACTCTTGATTCAATCGATTCACCAAGGTATGTGTGATTTAAGGCAAGATGTACAAAAAAAGATTCATCGTTTGCCGATTAAGTATTTCGATAGAAATACTTTAGGTAATATCATGAGTCGTTTAACACAAGATATTGAAGTTATTTCTAACTGTTTGCAACAATCTTTTTCGATTATGATCGCCGCTTTTTTGTTGATCTTGATGATTATTACTTTCATGTTTACTTTGCATTGGTTTTTGGCTATCATTGTATTTACTATGATCCCCTTATCTTTTTACAGTACTTATCGCATCTTTAAAAGTTCGCAACAAATTTTTATTCAAAGGTTTGAAAGTTCAGGGATTTACAATGGGTTTTTGCAAGAAAAATATACCGGTTATAAAGAAATCACTCTTTATAACCAACAACAAAATACTATTCAAGAATTTAAAACATATAACGAAGATTTGCAAAAATTAGTTTTTAAGTCTAATTTTTTATCTGGCTTATCATCTCCTATCGTTAATCTTTTTACTTATTTAACTTTGGTGGCGGTAAGTATGATGGGCTTTTTTTTAACATCATCCTCCATTACCCTTCCTGAGTTTTTTACTAAATTAGGTCTAGCAACTATTAAAATCGGACTTTTCCGGACTTTTTTGCAATATGTGTGGCGTTTAGGAAATCCGATTGTTGAATTAGGGCATATGTCAGTCCTCTTACAATCTGCCAATGCCGCTTCAAAAAGAGTTTTTTCTTTCTTAAACGAAATCGAAGAAGCTCCAGAAGTGACTAATCCGATTGTTTTAAACAAACCCGACGGAAAAGTTGTTTTTGAAAATGTTTTTTTTAGTTATAATAATAAAGATATGCTTTTAAAAAATATTAATTTTGTTGCAAAAAAAGGCCAAACTATAGCTATTGTTGGTCCTACTGGTTCTGGTAAATCAACTTTAATTAATCTTTTAATGAGATTTTATGATATTAATTCAGGTTCTATTAAAGTTGATGGCGTTGATATACGTAATTTAAAAAAAGATAATTTAAGAAAAATTTTTGGAATGGTGTTGCAAGAAACTTGGTTTTTTAAAGATACTATTTGGAATAATATTAAATATGGCGATAGAAATGCTTCTGATGAACAAATTTTAAAAGTTTGTCAACAGTCGCAAATTAATTATTTTATTAAAAGTAAACCTTCAGAATATCAAATGGTGATCAATGAAGAAGCTGATAATTTGTCGCAAGGAGAAAAACAACTCATTACTATTGCTCGTACTTTTTTAAGTAATCCTAAAATTTTAATTTTAGATGAAGCTACTTCTAATGTTGATACTAGAGTAGAAGTATTATTACAAAAAGCAATTAAAGAATTATTAAAAAATAAGACTGCTTTCATTATTGCTCATCGTTTGTCTACGATTGTTAATGCTGATCAAATTTTAGTTCTTAATCGGGGCGTTATTGTTGAACAAGGAACACATCAAGAACTTTTAGCTAATAAAAATTTTTATTATCGCCTTTATCAAAGTCAATTTCAAAAATAA